AAGTGGAAACTCTTATTGCAAAATCAATTCTTTCCAATAACTTTGAAAGCGGAACGACACTTACAGTAGATATTAAAGACGGAGCTTTAGCCGTAACATTCTAAATAAAAAGGACCTTACGGTCCTTTTTATTTTAATAATATATAAATAAATATTGTAAAAACTAAAACTTATCAACATATCCACATTTATAATTTATCTCTTTGTTAATATGTCTAAATCACTCTCTTCATACTTATTATGACCTTTTAAACTCTTTTTATATTTCCAGCATTTTATTGCGTCTTCAAGTGTTTTACCTTTATTATCGTTAAAAAAGTCTCTAATATATGTATTGTATTCAAACTGCTTATCTATCTTAGTCTTTCCTTTTTTCTTATCTTCCAATATTTTATAATAAGCTTCAACTGCTTCATGATAAGTTTTCCCGCTGTTGGATTTGAGCCACTTCTGAAATAAAACATTAAAAGAAAAGGAACTTCCTATTTGTTCTTTAAAGAATTTTCTATGATGTTCGGAGCAAACAAAGTTTTCCTCAATGATACTGTTTAAAGTTATTTTTTTGTTTAAATGACTTTTCTTTATTGCGGTTTTACTTTCTTTTTTCTCTCCCGTATCCAAATAATGACTTATCCTATCCGTAAGTTCAAGTTTACTCCCGGAAGTTTGCAGTCCTTCTTTTCTTAAAAAATTTACTAACTCTTCCTTCAAATAATAATAACTTTTAAATGTTTTACTATCTAAGTTTTTATTTAAATCCGGTCTTTCGCTCATAATAAGTTCCTTTTTAATTTATTATTGTAATTCTTTTAAATGCTTTAAATGTATTCCTATATGACCTATCCCGAGTATTATGGTTGAAATTATAAGCCATATTACTTTACCGTATATCCCAAGAAACAAAAATCCCAATATAGGAAGTGTTGCTCCGGCAACCGGAATACCAAACAGCGGGCTGTAAAAATCTTTTAATATTTTACTGCTCTTAAAATATCGAACCCACCAATATTCATAAAGAAGCATGAATATAAATGATACTATAAACCATATACTCCAAATCGAAAAAGTATGGATATTAAAATCTCTAAATATCAAAACCGTACAGCTCACCAAAACTTGACCTATTCGCTCAAACATTATAAATATTTTATTCTCGTTTTCAGAGTTATAACCTGCAGGCTGATTTTTGCTCCATATAATATTGGGGATAAAAAGCATAAGTAAATATATTAACCCCACATAAGAAAATCCTAAATGTCCCATATCATTTTCCTTTTTTCATATTTATATATCTTAACATAAATAAAATATATGTCTTACTTTTTTCCAAAATAATAAAATCCATTGGAAGTATGTCCGTTCATCGTTTTAAAAGTAACTCTTTCAAATTTCAATTTTTTATAATCCGAAAGTAGTTCTTTTATATAATCAACGTCATGATGTCTTAAAACAGCTCCCTCTTTAAGTTCAAAGACTCCGTAATTATCATATTTAGCCCTATAAGCATTATATCTATTTATATTTCTTTCATCATCATTCAGTAGAAAATCATTGACATATATTATTCCATTAGGTTTTAAGACCCTATAAATTTCTTGTATCAAATCCCTTTGGGTATCATCATCACTGATACATGTAAGAACGGCAAACAAAATCACAGAGTCGAAAGTGTCATTTTTATAAGGTAAATCTCCCTCATTAACTTCAAAATCAATATTGGGATTGTTAGCTTTTGCTCGTTTGATCATATTTTCGGAAAAGTCTACTCCATAAAGATTTTTATACCCAAACTCATACAGCTCACTTAACGTTCTTCCGTAACCGCACCCAACATCAA
The DNA window shown above is from Anaerofustis stercorihominis DSM 17244 and carries:
- a CDS encoding DUF6434 domain-containing protein, which translates into the protein MSERPDLNKNLDSKTFKSYYYLKEELVNFLRKEGLQTSGSKLELTDRISHYLDTGEKKESKTAIKKSHLNKKITLNSIIEENFVCSEHHRKFFKEQIGSSFSFNVLFQKWLKSNSGKTYHEAVEAYYKILEDKKKGKTKIDKQFEYNTYIRDFFNDNKGKTLEDAIKCWKYKKSLKGHNKYEESDLDILTKR
- a CDS encoding class I SAM-dependent methyltransferase, which encodes MADKKEFTTPFDLNEFSNYVKKDMKILDVGCGYGRTLSELYEFGYKNLYGVDFSENMIKRAKANNPNIDFEVNEGDLPYKNDTFDSVILFAVLTCISDDDTQRDLIQEIYRVLKPNGIIYVNDFLLNDDERNINRYNAYRAKYDNYGVFELKEGAVLRHHDVDYIKELLSDYKKLKFERVTFKTMNGHTSNGFYYFGKK